One genomic window of Clostridioides sp. ES-S-0054-01 includes the following:
- a CDS encoding ribulose-phosphate 3-epimerase, producing MIKLAPSILSADFAKLLEDIRKVESAGCEYLHIDVMDGHFVPNITLGPLVVKSLKKENINMVFDAHLMIENPDQYIEEFVKAGCDIITVHQEACVHLHRTIQNIKSHGIKAGVVLNPATPIDTIKHILPDLDMVLLMSVNPGFGGQSFIPCVLDKIKELKAIIDSQGLNIDIEVDGGISPKNVAEVVQAGANVIVAGSAIFGSDDIQETVNLFRKNSSLEELV from the coding sequence ATGATTAAATTAGCACCATCAATATTATCAGCAGATTTTGCAAAATTATTAGAGGATATAAGAAAGGTAGAAAGTGCAGGATGTGAATATCTTCATATTGATGTAATGGATGGACACTTTGTACCAAACATTACATTAGGACCACTTGTAGTTAAAAGTTTAAAGAAAGAAAATATAAATATGGTATTTGATGCTCATCTTATGATAGAAAATCCAGACCAGTATATTGAAGAGTTTGTAAAAGCAGGATGTGACATAATAACTGTTCACCAGGAGGCTTGTGTTCATCTACATAGAACTATACAAAATATAAAATCACATGGAATAAAAGCAGGTGTAGTACTTAATCCAGCTACACCAATAGATACTATTAAACATATACTACCTGATTTAGATATGGTATTATTGATGTCTGTTAACCCTGGATTTGGAGGGCAATCATTTATACCTTGTGTTTTAGATAAGATTAAAGAGTTAAAAGCTATTATAGATAGTCAAGGGTTAAATATCGATATAGAAGTCGATGGCGGTATAAGCCCTAAAAATGTAGCTGAAGTTGTACAAGCAGGAGCTAATGTGATAGTAGCAGGTTCTGCAATATTTGGAAGTGATGACATTCAAGAAACAGTTAATTTATTTAGAAAGAATTCTTCCCTTGAAGAATTAGTTTAA